In one window of Cydia pomonella isolate Wapato2018A chromosome 16, ilCydPomo1, whole genome shotgun sequence DNA:
- the LOC133526601 gene encoding uncharacterized protein LOC133526601 produces the protein MAKMSVGKMDAFDRQKDNWATYIDRLEQYFIVNEVQEDRRVPLLITAMGADSYELLVTLCTPTKPSEKTYSELVKLMLNHLQPRPSVLAERYKFRQRKQSKHESIADFIADLQRLTKYCDFGTWLDDSLRDQFVCGLYNETIRQRLFTENDLKFANAKGLAIAMEAAEVNAAAVESRGRSSANDATAPCFSISNEKKSNFKTPSRNSRSYPKRDEQTKIVSNEVNRWRPNGQRPNNSYLTAAARN, from the coding sequence ATGGCAAAGATGTCGGTTGGCAAGATGGACGCGTTTGATCGGCAAAAAGACAATTGGGCGACGTATATAGACAGGCTGGAGCAGTATTTTATCGTTAATGAGGTGCAAGAGGACCGCAGAGTACCATTATTAATTACCGCGATGGGAGCAGATAGCTACGAGTTATTAGTAACCCTGTGTACTCCGACTAAGCCATCAGAAAAAACCTACAGTGAACTTGTCAAACTTATGTTAAATCATCTGCAACCGCGGCCGAGTGTTTTAGCGGAAAGATATAAGTTTCGTCAACGCAAGCAGTCTAAACATGAATCGATAGCGGATTTCATTGCGGACTTGCAAAGGCTAACTAAATATTGTGATTTTGGTACGTGGTTGGATGACAGCTTGCGAGATCAATTTGTATGTGGATTGTATAATGAGACTATTCGACAGCGGTTATTTACGGAAAATGATCTGAAGTTTGCTAATGCTAAGGGGTTGGCAATAGCGATGGAGGCAGCAGAGGTAAATGCGGCAGCTGTAGAAAGTCGAGGTCGTTCATCAGCGAATGACGCCACGGCGCCGTGTTTTTCTATAAGcaacgaaaaaaaatcaaatttcaagACGCCATCACGGAACAGCCGAAGTTATCCGAAACGGGACGAGCAGACCAAAATAGTTAGCAACGAAGTTAACCGATGGAGGCCGAACGGACAGCGGCCGAACAATAGTTACCTGACGGCAGCCGCGCGCAATTAG